The Physeter macrocephalus isolate SW-GA chromosome 13, ASM283717v5, whole genome shotgun sequence genome window below encodes:
- the NHLRC3 gene encoding NHL repeat-containing protein 3 isoform X6: protein MLRDQNCFLAQSRRSAETAGVNVSEIPLTSARLKPAFCRIFLVECAAKQRLYGHTIKKYSSFGDLVQVLGTPGKKGTGLNPLQFDNPAELYVEDTGDIYIVDGDGGLNNRLIKLSQGFMILWLHGENGTGPAKFSIPHSVTVDSDGRVWVADRGNKRIQVFDKDTGEWLGAWNNCFSEEGPSAVRLTPDGKYLIVAQLNLSRLLVVAAPPVGSIGDCSVISTVQLADQVLPHLLDISGKTGAIYVAEIGAKQVQKYLHSRYQEYSDEQGIFGTTIFSLELNLNVMPGVAAAFLEL, encoded by the exons atgCTGAGAGACCAGAACTGCTTTCTTGCCCAGAGTAGAAGATCTGCAGAAACTGCTGGTGTTAATGTTTCTGAAATCCCCCTGACTTCAGCACGTCTGAAACCTGCCTTCTGTCGAATATTTTTAGTAGAATGTGCTGCAAAACAAA GACTCTACGGTcatactattaaaaaatacagttccTTTGGTGATCTTGTTCAAGTTTTGGGTACCCCAGGCAAAAAAGGCACTGGTTTAAATCCCCTGCAGTTTGATAACCCTGCAGAATTATATGTGGAAGACACAGGGGATATTTACATTGTGGATGGAGATGGAGGATTGAATAACAGGTTGATCAAATTGTCCCAAG GTTTCATGATCCTTTGGCTACATGGAGAAAATGGGACAGGGCCTGCTAAGTTCAGCATTCCTCACAGTGTTACAGTTGATTCTGATGGTCGG GTGTGGGTGGCGGACCGAGGCAATAAAAGAATTCAGGTGTTTGATAAAGACACGGGGGAGTGGCTAGGAGCTTGGAATAATTGTTTCTCCGAAGAGGGACCTTCTGCAGTCAG ATTGACTCCCGACGGGAAGTACTTGATCGTAGCCCAGCTGAATCTGAGCCGGCTCTTAGTCGTGGCCGCGCCCCCGGTAGGAAGCATTGGCGACTGTTCGGTGATCAGCACGGTCCAGCTGGCGGATCAGGTCTTGCCTCATCTCTTAGACATCAGTGGGAAGACTGGAGCCATCTATGTAGCAGAAATTGGAGCAAAACAAGTACAAAA GTACCTACATTCCAGGTACCAGGAATACAGTGATGAGCAAG gtatatttGGCACCACCATCTTCTCCCTTGAATTGAACTTGAATGTGATGCCCGGAGTTGCAGCAGCCTTCTTGGAACTATGA
- the NHLRC3 gene encoding NHL repeat-containing protein 3 isoform X2, protein MTRFWVCVAGAGFFLAFLVLHSRFCASRLPLPLHFAFKTSWRAEEALYQLDVDWPKYSEYFTGATFCVAVDSLNGLVYVAQRGDNIPKVLVFTEDGYFLRAWNYTVDTPHGIFAASTPHEQSVWITDVGSGLYGHTIKKYSSFGDLVQVLGTPGKKGTGLNPLQFDNPAELYVEDTGDIYIVDGDGGLNNRLIKLSQGFMILWLHGENGTGPAKFSIPHSVTVDSDGRVWVADRGNKRIQVFDKDTGEWLGAWNNCFSEEGPSAVRLTPDGKYLIVAQLNLSRLLVVAAPPVGSIGDCSVISTVQLADQVLPHLLDISGKTGAIYVAEIGAKQVQKYLHSRYQEYSDEQGIFGTTIFSLELNLNVMPGVAAAFLEL, encoded by the exons ATGACGAGATTCTGGGTCTGCGTAGCCGGCGCTGGCTTCTTTCTTGCGTTTCTGGTTTTGCATTCTCGATTTTGTGCCTCTCGG cTCCCGTTACCTCTTcactttgcttttaaaacttcCTGGAGAGCTGAGGAAGCCCTTTACCAGCTGGATGTGGATTGGCCTAAGTATTCAGAATACTTTACTGGAGCAACATTTTGTGTTGCAGTTGACTCCCTCAACGGATTGGTTTACGTAGCCCAA AGAGGGGATAACATCCCAAAGGTATTAGTGTTCACAGAGGATGGATATTTCCTACGAGCCTGGAATTATACAGTTGACACACCTCATGGTATATTTGCAGCCAGTACACCACATGAACAATCCGTCTGGATCACGGATGTAGGAAGTG GACTCTACGGTcatactattaaaaaatacagttccTTTGGTGATCTTGTTCAAGTTTTGGGTACCCCAGGCAAAAAAGGCACTGGTTTAAATCCCCTGCAGTTTGATAACCCTGCAGAATTATATGTGGAAGACACAGGGGATATTTACATTGTGGATGGAGATGGAGGATTGAATAACAGGTTGATCAAATTGTCCCAAG GTTTCATGATCCTTTGGCTACATGGAGAAAATGGGACAGGGCCTGCTAAGTTCAGCATTCCTCACAGTGTTACAGTTGATTCTGATGGTCGG GTGTGGGTGGCGGACCGAGGCAATAAAAGAATTCAGGTGTTTGATAAAGACACGGGGGAGTGGCTAGGAGCTTGGAATAATTGTTTCTCCGAAGAGGGACCTTCTGCAGTCAG ATTGACTCCCGACGGGAAGTACTTGATCGTAGCCCAGCTGAATCTGAGCCGGCTCTTAGTCGTGGCCGCGCCCCCGGTAGGAAGCATTGGCGACTGTTCGGTGATCAGCACGGTCCAGCTGGCGGATCAGGTCTTGCCTCATCTCTTAGACATCAGTGGGAAGACTGGAGCCATCTATGTAGCAGAAATTGGAGCAAAACAAGTACAAAA GTACCTACATTCCAGGTACCAGGAATACAGTGATGAGCAAG gtatatttGGCACCACCATCTTCTCCCTTGAATTGAACTTGAATGTGATGCCCGGAGTTGCAGCAGCCTTCTTGGAACTATGA
- the NHLRC3 gene encoding NHL repeat-containing protein 3 isoform X4, with amino-acid sequence MTRFWVCVAGAGFFLAFLVLHSRFCASRLPLPLHFAFKTSWRAEEALYQLDVDWPKYSEYFTGATFCVAVDSLNGLVYVAQVKQKRESEMLRDQNCFLAQSRRSAETAGVNVSEIPLTSARLKPAFCRIFLVECAAKQRLYGHTIKKYSSFGDLVQVLGTPGKKGTGLNPLQFDNPAELYVEDTGDIYIVDGDGGLNNRLIKLSQGFMILWLHGENGTGPAKFSIPHSVTVDSDGRVWVADRGNKRIQVFDKDTGEWLGAWNNCFSEEGPSAVRLTPDGKYLIVAQLNLSRLLVVAAPPVGSIGDCSVISTVQLADQVLPHLLDISGKTGAIYVAEIGAKQVQKYIWHHHLLP; translated from the exons ATGACGAGATTCTGGGTCTGCGTAGCCGGCGCTGGCTTCTTTCTTGCGTTTCTGGTTTTGCATTCTCGATTTTGTGCCTCTCGG cTCCCGTTACCTCTTcactttgcttttaaaacttcCTGGAGAGCTGAGGAAGCCCTTTACCAGCTGGATGTGGATTGGCCTAAGTATTCAGAATACTTTACTGGAGCAACATTTTGTGTTGCAGTTGACTCCCTCAACGGATTGGTTTACGTAGCCCAA gtgaaacaaaagagagagagtgagatgCTGAGAGACCAGAACTGCTTTCTTGCCCAGAGTAGAAGATCTGCAGAAACTGCTGGTGTTAATGTTTCTGAAATCCCCCTGACTTCAGCACGTCTGAAACCTGCCTTCTGTCGAATATTTTTAGTAGAATGTGCTGCAAAACAAA GACTCTACGGTcatactattaaaaaatacagttccTTTGGTGATCTTGTTCAAGTTTTGGGTACCCCAGGCAAAAAAGGCACTGGTTTAAATCCCCTGCAGTTTGATAACCCTGCAGAATTATATGTGGAAGACACAGGGGATATTTACATTGTGGATGGAGATGGAGGATTGAATAACAGGTTGATCAAATTGTCCCAAG GTTTCATGATCCTTTGGCTACATGGAGAAAATGGGACAGGGCCTGCTAAGTTCAGCATTCCTCACAGTGTTACAGTTGATTCTGATGGTCGG GTGTGGGTGGCGGACCGAGGCAATAAAAGAATTCAGGTGTTTGATAAAGACACGGGGGAGTGGCTAGGAGCTTGGAATAATTGTTTCTCCGAAGAGGGACCTTCTGCAGTCAG ATTGACTCCCGACGGGAAGTACTTGATCGTAGCCCAGCTGAATCTGAGCCGGCTCTTAGTCGTGGCCGCGCCCCCGGTAGGAAGCATTGGCGACTGTTCGGTGATCAGCACGGTCCAGCTGGCGGATCAGGTCTTGCCTCATCTCTTAGACATCAGTGGGAAGACTGGAGCCATCTATGTAGCAGAAATTGGAGCAAAACAAGTACAAAA gtatatttGGCACCACCATCTTCTCCCTTGA
- the NHLRC3 gene encoding NHL repeat-containing protein 3 isoform X5, producing MTRFWVCVAGAGFFLAFLVLHSRFCASRLPLPLHFAFKTSWRAEEALYQLDVDWPKYSEYFTGATFCVAVDSLNGLVYVAQRGDNIPKVLVFTEDGYFLRAWNYTVDTPHGIFAASTPHEQSVWITDVGSGLYGHTIKKYSSFGDLVQVLGTPGKKGTGLNPLQFDNPAELYVEDTGDIYIVDGDGGLNNRLIKLSQGFMILWLHGENGTGPAKFSIPHSVTVDSDGRVWVADRGNKRIQVFDKDTGEWLGAWNNCFSEEGPSAVRLTPDGKYLIVAQLNLSRLLVVAAPPVGSIGDCSVISTVQLADQVLPHLLDISGKTGAIYVAEIGAKQVQKYVPVNSYFSSFGS from the exons ATGACGAGATTCTGGGTCTGCGTAGCCGGCGCTGGCTTCTTTCTTGCGTTTCTGGTTTTGCATTCTCGATTTTGTGCCTCTCGG cTCCCGTTACCTCTTcactttgcttttaaaacttcCTGGAGAGCTGAGGAAGCCCTTTACCAGCTGGATGTGGATTGGCCTAAGTATTCAGAATACTTTACTGGAGCAACATTTTGTGTTGCAGTTGACTCCCTCAACGGATTGGTTTACGTAGCCCAA AGAGGGGATAACATCCCAAAGGTATTAGTGTTCACAGAGGATGGATATTTCCTACGAGCCTGGAATTATACAGTTGACACACCTCATGGTATATTTGCAGCCAGTACACCACATGAACAATCCGTCTGGATCACGGATGTAGGAAGTG GACTCTACGGTcatactattaaaaaatacagttccTTTGGTGATCTTGTTCAAGTTTTGGGTACCCCAGGCAAAAAAGGCACTGGTTTAAATCCCCTGCAGTTTGATAACCCTGCAGAATTATATGTGGAAGACACAGGGGATATTTACATTGTGGATGGAGATGGAGGATTGAATAACAGGTTGATCAAATTGTCCCAAG GTTTCATGATCCTTTGGCTACATGGAGAAAATGGGACAGGGCCTGCTAAGTTCAGCATTCCTCACAGTGTTACAGTTGATTCTGATGGTCGG GTGTGGGTGGCGGACCGAGGCAATAAAAGAATTCAGGTGTTTGATAAAGACACGGGGGAGTGGCTAGGAGCTTGGAATAATTGTTTCTCCGAAGAGGGACCTTCTGCAGTCAG ATTGACTCCCGACGGGAAGTACTTGATCGTAGCCCAGCTGAATCTGAGCCGGCTCTTAGTCGTGGCCGCGCCCCCGGTAGGAAGCATTGGCGACTGTTCGGTGATCAGCACGGTCCAGCTGGCGGATCAGGTCTTGCCTCATCTCTTAGACATCAGTGGGAAGACTGGAGCCATCTATGTAGCAGAAATTGGAGCAAAACAAGTACAAAAGTACGTCCCTGTGAATAGCTATTTCTCTTCATTCGGTTCGTAA
- the NHLRC3 gene encoding NHL repeat-containing protein 3 isoform X3: MTRFWVCVAGAGFFLAFLVLHSRFCASRLPLPLHFAFKTSWRAEEALYQLDVDWPKYSEYFTGATFCVAVDSLNGLVYVAQVKQKRESEMLRDQNCFLAQSRRSAETAGVNVSEIPLTSARLKPAFCRIFLVECAAKQRLYGHTIKKYSSFGDLVQVLGTPGKKGTGLNPLQFDNPAELYVEDTGDIYIVDGDGGLNNRLIKLSQGFMILWLHGENGTGPAKFSIPHSVTVDSDGRVWVADRGNKRIQVFDKDTGEWLGAWNNCFSEEGPSAVRLTPDGKYLIVAQLNLSRLLVVAAPPVGSIGDCSVISTVQLADQVLPHLLDISGKTGAIYVAEIGAKQVQKYVPVNSYFSSFGS; the protein is encoded by the exons ATGACGAGATTCTGGGTCTGCGTAGCCGGCGCTGGCTTCTTTCTTGCGTTTCTGGTTTTGCATTCTCGATTTTGTGCCTCTCGG cTCCCGTTACCTCTTcactttgcttttaaaacttcCTGGAGAGCTGAGGAAGCCCTTTACCAGCTGGATGTGGATTGGCCTAAGTATTCAGAATACTTTACTGGAGCAACATTTTGTGTTGCAGTTGACTCCCTCAACGGATTGGTTTACGTAGCCCAA gtgaaacaaaagagagagagtgagatgCTGAGAGACCAGAACTGCTTTCTTGCCCAGAGTAGAAGATCTGCAGAAACTGCTGGTGTTAATGTTTCTGAAATCCCCCTGACTTCAGCACGTCTGAAACCTGCCTTCTGTCGAATATTTTTAGTAGAATGTGCTGCAAAACAAA GACTCTACGGTcatactattaaaaaatacagttccTTTGGTGATCTTGTTCAAGTTTTGGGTACCCCAGGCAAAAAAGGCACTGGTTTAAATCCCCTGCAGTTTGATAACCCTGCAGAATTATATGTGGAAGACACAGGGGATATTTACATTGTGGATGGAGATGGAGGATTGAATAACAGGTTGATCAAATTGTCCCAAG GTTTCATGATCCTTTGGCTACATGGAGAAAATGGGACAGGGCCTGCTAAGTTCAGCATTCCTCACAGTGTTACAGTTGATTCTGATGGTCGG GTGTGGGTGGCGGACCGAGGCAATAAAAGAATTCAGGTGTTTGATAAAGACACGGGGGAGTGGCTAGGAGCTTGGAATAATTGTTTCTCCGAAGAGGGACCTTCTGCAGTCAG ATTGACTCCCGACGGGAAGTACTTGATCGTAGCCCAGCTGAATCTGAGCCGGCTCTTAGTCGTGGCCGCGCCCCCGGTAGGAAGCATTGGCGACTGTTCGGTGATCAGCACGGTCCAGCTGGCGGATCAGGTCTTGCCTCATCTCTTAGACATCAGTGGGAAGACTGGAGCCATCTATGTAGCAGAAATTGGAGCAAAACAAGTACAAAAGTACGTCCCTGTGAATAGCTATTTCTCTTCATTCGGTTCGTAA
- the NHLRC3 gene encoding NHL repeat-containing protein 3 isoform X1, translating to MTRFWVCVAGAGFFLAFLVLHSRFCASRLPLPLHFAFKTSWRAEEALYQLDVDWPKYSEYFTGATFCVAVDSLNGLVYVAQVKQKRESEMLRDQNCFLAQSRRSAETAGVNVSEIPLTSARLKPAFCRIFLVECAAKQRLYGHTIKKYSSFGDLVQVLGTPGKKGTGLNPLQFDNPAELYVEDTGDIYIVDGDGGLNNRLIKLSQGFMILWLHGENGTGPAKFSIPHSVTVDSDGRVWVADRGNKRIQVFDKDTGEWLGAWNNCFSEEGPSAVRLTPDGKYLIVAQLNLSRLLVVAAPPVGSIGDCSVISTVQLADQVLPHLLDISGKTGAIYVAEIGAKQVQKYLHSRYQEYSDEQGIFGTTIFSLELNLNVMPGVAAAFLEL from the exons ATGACGAGATTCTGGGTCTGCGTAGCCGGCGCTGGCTTCTTTCTTGCGTTTCTGGTTTTGCATTCTCGATTTTGTGCCTCTCGG cTCCCGTTACCTCTTcactttgcttttaaaacttcCTGGAGAGCTGAGGAAGCCCTTTACCAGCTGGATGTGGATTGGCCTAAGTATTCAGAATACTTTACTGGAGCAACATTTTGTGTTGCAGTTGACTCCCTCAACGGATTGGTTTACGTAGCCCAA gtgaaacaaaagagagagagtgagatgCTGAGAGACCAGAACTGCTTTCTTGCCCAGAGTAGAAGATCTGCAGAAACTGCTGGTGTTAATGTTTCTGAAATCCCCCTGACTTCAGCACGTCTGAAACCTGCCTTCTGTCGAATATTTTTAGTAGAATGTGCTGCAAAACAAA GACTCTACGGTcatactattaaaaaatacagttccTTTGGTGATCTTGTTCAAGTTTTGGGTACCCCAGGCAAAAAAGGCACTGGTTTAAATCCCCTGCAGTTTGATAACCCTGCAGAATTATATGTGGAAGACACAGGGGATATTTACATTGTGGATGGAGATGGAGGATTGAATAACAGGTTGATCAAATTGTCCCAAG GTTTCATGATCCTTTGGCTACATGGAGAAAATGGGACAGGGCCTGCTAAGTTCAGCATTCCTCACAGTGTTACAGTTGATTCTGATGGTCGG GTGTGGGTGGCGGACCGAGGCAATAAAAGAATTCAGGTGTTTGATAAAGACACGGGGGAGTGGCTAGGAGCTTGGAATAATTGTTTCTCCGAAGAGGGACCTTCTGCAGTCAG ATTGACTCCCGACGGGAAGTACTTGATCGTAGCCCAGCTGAATCTGAGCCGGCTCTTAGTCGTGGCCGCGCCCCCGGTAGGAAGCATTGGCGACTGTTCGGTGATCAGCACGGTCCAGCTGGCGGATCAGGTCTTGCCTCATCTCTTAGACATCAGTGGGAAGACTGGAGCCATCTATGTAGCAGAAATTGGAGCAAAACAAGTACAAAA GTACCTACATTCCAGGTACCAGGAATACAGTGATGAGCAAG gtatatttGGCACCACCATCTTCTCCCTTGAATTGAACTTGAATGTGATGCCCGGAGTTGCAGCAGCCTTCTTGGAACTATGA